In Amphiura filiformis chromosome 1, Afil_fr2py, whole genome shotgun sequence, the following are encoded in one genomic region:
- the LOC140155595 gene encoding probable C-C chemokine receptor type 3, translating to MTSQSSTPAATVPTYLLTPSTAPDGDFDFCSILAAFATLKWSGVVVIILTVLNILGNSSLIAAIVGNRHLWVRPNMLMANLCLTNILYFLGWSLQYVEFQLHPCWQFGVVVCKLTHACKYITLASYGFFMIVMTFERYCAITNRFQSPRASVLVIITWFLAFIICLPVLIFAHVPAEVGCFHVPPRQPSGQAYITSVFIITYAFPSLISVSLFIVMAKILFAGTPQTTGGQYPGTREFQARRRMALVVLALVAFFTTSMFTFHVYELSYHFATLSYWWHYDFFKQFHHVSAYANYCLCPWIVYATSKTHRDAIYMLLLCKIRAHPKLYNGPEGGENQPVDPDSPDSVFTEIPSSEPAETDVL from the coding sequence ATGACATCCCAAAGTTCGACTCCAGCAGCCACTGTACCTACCTACCTGCTAACACCATCAACAGCACCAGATGGAGACTTCGACTTTTGTTCCATCCTTGCAGCATTTGCCACTCTCAAGTGGAGTGGTGTTGTCGTCATCATATTAACAGTGCTTAACATCCTGGGAAATTCATCTCTAATTGCTGCAATAGTAGGCAATCGTCACCTATGGGTTCGACCAAATATGTTGATGGCCAATCTTTGCCTGACTAATATCTTATACTTTTTGGGTTGGTCCCTTCAATATGTTGAATTCCAGCTTCACCCGTGTTGGCAATTTGGTGTTGTTGTTTGCAAATTAACGCACGCTTGTAAATACATAACGCTTGCTTCGTACGGATTCTTTATGATTGTTATGACTTTTGAACGGTACTGCGCAATCACCAATCGATTTCAGTCTCCAAGAGCATCAGTTCTCGTGATCATCACGTGGTTTCTTGCATTCATTATATGTCTGCCAGTTCTAATATTTGCGCATGTGCCAGCGGAAGTAGGTTGTTTTCACGTACCACCACGCCAGCCATCCGGACAAGCGTATATTACATCCGTGTTTATCATCACCTACGCTTTCCCATCTTTGATAAGTGTATCACTCTTCATCGTCATGGCGAAGATTCTTTTTGCTGGAACCCCACAAACCACCGGTGGTCAATATCCTGGTACGCGGGAATTCCAAGCCAGACGACGCATGGCATTGGTCGTTCTGGCTCTTGTGGCCTTCTTTACAACTTCAATGTTCACTTTCCACGTATATGAATTGTCCTATCATTTTGCCACCTTATCTTATTGGTGGCATTACGACTTTTTCAAACAATTCCATCATGTATCTGCTTATGCTAATTACTGTTTGTGTCCGTGGATAGTTTACGCTACCAGCAAAACACACCGGGATGCTAtttatatgttattgttatgtaaGATTAGGGCACATCCTAAATTATACAATGGTCCCGAAGGGGGTGAAAACCAGCCCGTGGATCCGGATAGTCCTGATAGTGTGTTTACGGAAATACCGAGCAGTGAACCTGCTGAAACTGACGTCCTTTAG